One Microcaecilia unicolor chromosome 4, aMicUni1.1, whole genome shotgun sequence genomic region harbors:
- the LOC115468491 gene encoding matrix metalloproteinase-18-like, protein MKRILLLILSLAFSHAFPTAPETEVKEQDVNFAEEYLKRYYDLETDGKKVERKSGSPFSEKIRQMQDFFGLEVTGSLDSETIEVMQQPRCGVPDVEHYSTFPGRPLWKKTKLTYRILNYTPDMEQADVDEAIQQALKVWSDVTPLTFTRIYDGISDIQISFAARVHGDFYPFDGPSGTLAHAFAPSEDIGGDAHFDEDENWTKGSAGYNLFLVAAHEFGHSLGLSHSSNPAALMYPTYSYNNPRDFHLPQDDVNGIQALYGPSPNPVPPKKPTSPSPCDTNVIFDAITTLRGEIMFFKDRTFWRKIPQQSVAKEIQIEQLWPSLPSGIQAAYEIPEKDQVFLFRGTKYWALSGYDIVQGYPKSIYGLGFPRTVKRIDAAVYDEDRQKTYFFVADKYWSYDEERQTMDKSSPRRIINDFPGIGQKVHAVFQNNGLLYFFSGHRQYEFSMTAKRVMKILKNNSWLGCLDNKIN, encoded by the exons ATGAAGAGGATCCTTCTGCTGATACTTTCCCTGGCTTTCTCTCATGCATTCCCCACAGCTCCCGAAACAGAAGTTAAAGAGCAGGATGTGAATTTTGCCGAG GAATATCTGAAAAGATACTACGACCTTGAAACAGATGGCAAGAAAGTTGAAAGAAAGAGCGGCAGTCCTTTCTCTGAGAAAATTCGGCAAATGCAAGATTTCTTTGGACTGGAAGTGACAGGCTCGCTGGATTCAGAGACAATTGAAGTGATGCAACAGCCCAGATGTGGCGTTCCTGACGTTGAACACTACAGCACTTTCCCTGGACGGCCCTTATGGAAAAAAACCAAACTCACATACAG AATTTTAAATTACACACCAGATATGGAACAGGCTGATGTGGACGAAGCAATTCAGCAAGCCCTTAAGGTTTGGAGTGATGTGACACCACTGACATTCACCAGGATTTATGATGGCATTTCTGATATCCAGATCTCCTTTGCAGCAAGAG TTCATGGTGATTTTTATCCATTTGATGGACCAAGTGGAACTCTTGCTCATGCTTTTGCACCCAGCGAGGATATTGGTGGAGATGCCCACTTTGATGAAGATGAAAACTGGACCAAAGGCTCAGCTG GATACAATTTATTTCTTGTTGCTGCTCATGAATTTGGCCATTCCCTGGGTCTCTCTCATTCCAGTAATCCTGCTGCCTTGATGTATCCCACTTATTCTTACAACAACCCTCGTGATTTCCACCTACCTCAAGATGATGTTAATGGCATTCAGGCCCTCTATG GACCATCGCCAAATCCTGTGCCACCCAAGAAACCCACCTCCCCTTCACCGTGTGACACAAATGTGATTTTTGATGCTATCACTACCTTACGTGGAGAGATTATGTTCTTTAAAGACAG gaCCTTCTGGCGCAAGATTCCCCAACAGTCTGTAGCCAAAGAAATTCAAATTGAACAGCTCTGGCCATCTTTGCCATCTGGTATTCAAGCTGCCTATGAAATTCCTGAGAAGGACCAAGTTTTTCTATTTAGAG GAACCAAATATTGGGCTCTCAGTGGATATGACATAGTGCAAGGTTACCCCAAGAGCATCTACGGATTGGGCTTTCCACGAACTGTCAAGAGAATCGATGCAGCTGTTTATGATGAAGACAGacagaaaacatatttctttgtTGCTGACAAGTACTGGAG TTACGATGAAGAGAGACAGACTATGGACAAAAGTTCACCAAGACGGATAATAAATGATTTTCCAGGAATTGGACAGAAAGTTCATGCTGTGTTCCAGAATAATG